The following are encoded together in the Argopecten irradians isolate NY chromosome 5, Ai_NY, whole genome shotgun sequence genome:
- the LOC138323842 gene encoding uncharacterized protein isoform X9 translates to MFMAKSTEFQAASRSRSQPSISGSSPQSQGSPSNKYEDLMYMKKGWLIKQGSSEKDWKKHWFVLTGNSLRYYKDAQAEESNTLDGRIDLSTCFDISEVDIGRNFGFRIKSRNGEYVLAAMTSGIRNNWLKAIRLVMDLQTGTKSTSSLLSNSADSSPRTVDDLDLSASADSSRLSGSIDSRSSSESPKEIHKRATTKNMRRHYSDVSPGNVKFSVKDLSPPLSRISQPPTIVGVVSGGNTPPEKNSLVGQGDQVDSANKNLLSSSKFSPEPSSSLTSSRTEPMNRYVEGSDGSPLPSSVPSASVAGEDFNSRRAVSSESKKEEDEKSRRAKSPSARVKEKSRSSKGGKVQTPPQQASDDEGYGLSAAAEEETVSLQVMDLHQHLSGESYTESDNHFTISEDTPASTGDSSAGGDGMLVELLETEVDSLKEQLENTQKEMAKMHETNIDLKTRLQTIVREKDVSQPGQPQHGLESPIMRSLWNQQNQPSDNSQVTTMRRQVKEARDTIQKNKVEMESLRSKLDMSTSKLTGTERALSEALKELKNEKDKLMKMSNDWNKKIRNLEGQLKDTTHKMERQKDSLTVKENDCKRLESDLKSSHQKVREHEREILKLKAVEQDNRQMKERMDDMERKMAALRLELKEKDMHCKKVEGEYEHHITELEQEFAQERDDMEQHLEDMKKKFMEAQTHSNTNNMAALLQEKDMIIAQLEDKMIENDKKMIDMADELQSELDESVMLQNNLESVQKDHSMLEKKVKEQEKLYTKAVSEKHKCEEENRSLSRTMEEYKKESRELGSLLDSEKNAAMKWQREKKDLLSKIQNLEGNIDTLQHKLDNKGSRMSHDSSHSEEDRSKVSDILGNFVVVEAEMSEITKTMINLQKNYTDVLSKQTDKSQLGGMGPLMTDIVHRCSHLQDLLREGSSDLGTPRSTNQISQAEDFNDMKMKYENLVIEANKLRKDLEDKSSQSKDSKEMDVKLANLEGAYKQKVEEMASRVEDLAGRVKHAGPSKASSPQKPRRPEEASTALSAEIETELGRLEDRISYIDQVLRTPDISMSGDEEEDDDDEEESDSFMSSDDEMTEDEEDEDEEIRGYENKHLLGKLRAMRNQLQATNCKIQDLTDEMIEKSYLKNDSASEKEEGLRQTLVKCSDTVDSLTGRLVDKVKAAKIGGASLEGSSAENMIAFQNCVKEMREKVVEVNNMVAEHEALDAKSLKMVHGKLMNLLEYLGHLQRFKNRDFDMLGRITHQDLQAKAVIKRRESGIRRSRLHFEEKVHLYADRLSVEAIILGQMAYLVQRYQMGDVYRDLLLKEIQDVNMVILDLERKIDDATKTHCASESGVDIVSSYAAILAEKIVLEGQLASCAMAADNQTTDDTAVLSALQITENPSILAMEVFLRCQVDTSVHHNLHQASEHMDSVTGHIITRSLVQGEISHALSKLKSRFSLKDGVRDVTDLLRQERKFSHEQLISKCESVCNAAEVYQAMVGSTLRCQACLAQTPNIKDTLYTKMSRSFQKHIEEFQEKQRTSEAREQNRCRHIISALEVELDLGVRNLRELFEPGLSETEEVMSDMTPVSVESTVLQLADILMCRATIKGTVAYISDMVSSGNFPELPDTSIFSSEQALAGDQDSAMQLLARSLSNEATNKQSLAAELKKFNPENPSSSEECSRIVDILGIVPDSELSGNLGTYGENLLREALHQAQLTYMSYKMKLQHERNMREMKMKIEAGQKVDLPSDSSREAEGDIHASLSVFEEILETKFEDECEVLSILDKEIKQLHSVSTDAAEKGYSQQLSNLISTFENELAVSQERHDIHVDVLRQEVGNIVMRLEKMTDDYEKEREVLVSDYESKIGSLQEELETIQVDHEEELEQVRQDIMTAVSAIRANEEEVDGQLSDQVKGLNRQIISQKGTFSVLLTELQEKLTDASLSPTLSTQVLDLVNQLQEALDSTGPENEDPLSPLPVSSPPPMPVAPRKSESLSDVPAMDTLNMTDDSFQTLDKSQHDYELELLKREKEEALAEEVKTTKAALDAMRKAYEDDLEEEKERYRIALKTMYNDDYIQEIRRQQGEELERVKEELKSTSMHYESKCEDYNIMEEKLNNVKTEYESHIQHLVKSNQHLNELVNEEIGKLKDFVENRSMGRIPGNATLEEELYDAQIMVRMKDAELQKLRSQVKNLENNLERVTEEQRNSMTQYLQMYKKVQELEAKNKTKKQEEQDHDSRSSNRSLRRTPSFHHRARSPSPQTTGKKEEHHSRDSHRRRHLDARDLKRSKSSPTIPFVFGGGRLPSASSLGKSSSFKSSKAMKSSK, encoded by the exons ATGTTT atGGCCAAATCCACAGAGTTCCAGGCAGCAAGTAGAAGTAGGTCACAACCGTCCATTTCTGGCAGTTCTCCACAGAGCCAGGGTTCACCTTCCAATAAGTACGAG GATCTGATGTACATGAAGAAAGGCTGGCTAATCAAACAAGGGTCTTCTGAGAAG gacTGGAAGAAACACTGGTTTGTACTGACAGGAAACTCCTTACGGTATTATAAAGATGCTCAGGCAGAAGAAAGCAATACTCTAGATGGTCGTATCGACCTTTCTACGTGTTTCGACATATCCGAGGTGGATATTGGTCGTAACTTTGGCTTCCGGATCAAG TCACGCAATGGGGAATATGTCCTGGCTGCTATGACCTCTGGGATTAGAAACAATTGGTTAAAAGCAATACGTCTTGTAATGGACTTACAAACCGGCACTAAATCTACCTCTTCTCTCTTATCAAACTCTGCCGACTCCTCACCTCGTACTGTGgacgaccttgaccttagtGCTTCAGCCGACAGTAGTCGATTAAGTGGGTCAATAGACAGTCGATCATCATCAGAAAGTCCCAAAGAAATTCATAAACGTGCTACGACAAAAAACATGAGGCGACATTATTCCGATGTCAGTCCTGGAAATGTGAAATTTTCTGTGAAGGATTTATCTCCCCCTTTGTCTCGTATTTCGCAACCTCCGACCATTGTAGGTGTGGTGAGTGGAGGAAACACTCCCCCGGAGAAAAACTCCCTCGTGGGTCAGGGTGATCAAGTAGATTCAGCCAATAAGAATTTACTAAGTAGTTCTAAGTTTTCACCTGAGCCATCATCATCTTTAACATCTAGTAGGACAGAACCAATGAATAGGTACGTAGAAGGCAGTGATGGTTCTCCCCTCCCCTCATCTGTACCGTCTGCCTCAGTGGCAGGGGAAGACTTTAACTCACGGCGGGCTGTCAGCAGTGAAAGTAAGAAAGAGGAAGATGAAAAATCAAGACGGGCAAAATCACCGAGTGCTCGAGTGAAAGAAAAGTCACGCAGTAGTAAAGGGGGAAAGGTTCAGACACCACCACAACAGGCGTCTGATGACGAAGGTTACGGGTTGTCTGCTGCTGCTGAGGAGGAAACAGTTAGCTTACAAGTGATGGACCTTCATCAACATTTATCAGGG GAAAGTTACACGGAATCAGATAATCACTTTACAATATCCGAGGATACACCTGCTTCCACTGGTGATTCTTCAGCTGGTGGCGACGGTATGCTGGTGGAACTTTTAGAAACGGAG GTGGATTCACTAAAGGAACAACTAGAAAACACACAAAAAGAAATGGCGAAAATGCATGAAACCAATATAGACCTGAAAACCCGACTACAAACCATCGTCAGGGAAAAGGATGTGTCACAG CCGGGTCAACCACAGCACGGGCTAGAAAGCCCAATAATGCGTAGCTTGTGGAATCAGCAAAACCAGCCCTCAGATAACTCACAG GTGACGACAATGCGACGCCAGGTGAAGGAGGCTAGAGACACCATACAGAAAAATAAGGTGGAAATGGAGAGTCTTCGCTCAAAACTGGACATGTCAACGTCCAAACTGACAGGCACTGAACGGGCCCTCTCAGAGGCCCTCAAGGAACTTAAGAATGAGAAGGATAAACTGATGAAAATGTCTAATGACTGGAATAAAAAGATCCGCAATTTAGAAGGACAATTAAAGGATACAACTCACAAAATGGAACGGCAAAAGGACAGCTTAACTGTAAAGGAAAATGATTGTAAGAGGTTAGAATCAGATTTAAAGTCTAGTCATCAAAAAGTGCGAGAACATGAACGCGAGATATTGAAGCTAAAGGCTGTGGAGCAGGATAATCGACAAATGAAAGAGCGGATGGACGATATGGAGAGGAAGATGGCTGCACTAAGGCTAGAACTGAAGGAGAAGGATATGCACTGTAAGAAAGTGGAGGGTGAATATGAACACCACATCACTGAATTAGAGCAGGAATTTGCACAGGAGAGGGATGACATGGAGCAACACTTAGAGGACATGAAAAAGAAATTCATGGAGGCCCAGACACATTCCAATACCAACAACATGGCCGCTCTTCTGCAGGAGAAGGATATGATCATTGCCCAGCTGGAGGATAAAATGATAGAGAACGACAAGAAGATGATAGACATGGCAGACGAGCTGCAGTCAGAATTAGATGAAAGTGTGATGCTGCAAAATAATCTAGAATCTGTGCAAAAAGATCATAGCATGCTAGAGAAAAAAGTTAAGGAACAGGAAAAGCTGTACACGAAAGCCGTCTCAGAAAAGCACAAGTGTGAGGAAGAAAATAGGTCACTTTCTCGCACGATGGAAGAATACAAGAAAGAAAGTCGTGAACTTGGATCTCTTCTTGATTCTGAGAAAAATGCTGCAATGAAATGGCAAAGGGAGAAAAAAGATCTGCTTTCAAAGATTCAAAATTTAGAAGGAAACATTGACACACTACAACATAAACTAGATAACAAAGGATCAAGGATGTCACACGACAGTAGCCACTCAGAGGAAGACCGGAGTAAAGTGTCGGATATACTCGGAAACTTTGTTGTAGTAGAAGCTGAAATGTCGGAAATCACTAAAACAATGATCAACCTGCAAAAGAACTACACTGATGTCTTATCAAAGCAGACAGATAAAAGCCAACTTGGAGGTATGGGACCTCTGATGACAGACATTGTACATCGCTGTTCACACCTACAAGACCTCCTACGTGAGGGCTCATCCGACCTTGGTACACCAAGGTCAACAAATCAGATAAGTCAAGCCGAGGACTTCAATGACATGAAGATGAAGTATGAGAACTTAGTGATTGAGGCTAACAAGTTACGGAAAGACCTGGAGGATAAGTCAAGTCAGTCGAAGGATAGTAAAGAGATGGATGTGAAATTGGCAAACCTGGAAGGTGCGTATAAACAGAAGGTCGAAGAGATGGCGTCCCGTGTGGAAGACCTGGCTGGGAGGGTGAAACATGCAGGGCCTAGTAAGGCCTCCAGTCCTCAGAAGCCAAGGAGACCAGAGGAGGCATCTACAGCCCTGTCAGCTGAGATAGAAACAGAACTGGGGCGACTGGAGGACCGCATCTCTTACATAGACCAGGTACTACGAACCCCTGACATCAGTATGTCGGGCGATGAGGAGGAGGATGATGACGATGAGGAGGAATCCGATAGCTTTATGAGTTCTGATGATGAAATGACCGAAGATGAGGAGGATGAAGATGAAGAAATTCGTGGTTATGAGAATAAACATCTTCTTGGAAAATTACGTGCAATGAGAAATCAACTGCAAGCAACAAACTGTAAGATTCAGGACCTGACAGATGAAATGATTGAGAAATCATACCTCAAAAATGATTCGGCATCAGAGAAGGAAGAAGGGCTAAGACAAACCCTTGTCAAGTGTAGTGACACTGTTGATTCTCTAACTGGCCGTCTTGTCGACAAGGTCAAGGCTGCTAAGATAGGTGGCGCCAGTCTAGAGGGTAGCTCTGCAGAGAATATGATTGCATTCCAAAACTGTGTTAAGGAAATGAGAGAAAAAGTGGTAGAGGTCAATAATATGGTAGCAGAGCATGAAGCTCTGGATGCAAAGTCTCTAAAAATGGTTCACGGAAAACTGATGAATTTGTTAGAATATCTAGGCCATCTTCAGAGATTCAAAAATCGGGACTTTGACATGTTGGGTAGGATCACACATCAGGATTTACAGGCAAAGGCTGTGATAAAACGACGCGAGAGTGGCATCAGGCGGAGTCGTCTCCATTTTGAGGAGAAAGTGCATCTTTACGCAGATAGGCTGTCTGTTGAGGCTATTATACTTGGACAGATGGCTTATCTTGTACAGCGTTACCAGATGGGGGATGTCTACAGAGACCTACTGCTGAAGGAGATTCAGGACGTTAACATGGTCATCCTCGATTTGGAACGTAAAATTGATGATGCCACAAAAACACACTGTGCATCAGAAAGTGGTGTTGACATTGTGTCTTCATATGCAGCCATTTTGGCTGAGAAAATCGTTTTAGAGGGACAGTTGGCATCTTGTGCAATGGCCGCAGACAATCAGACCACTGACGATACGGCAGTGTTGTCAGCACTTCAAATCACAGAAAACCCATCTATTCTTGCCATGGAGGTGTTCCTACGGTGTCAAGTCGACACATCTGTTCATCATAACCTCCATCAGGCTTCAGAACACATGGATTCTGTCACGGGTCATATCATCACAAGGTCGCTTGtgcaaggggagataagtcATGCTCTATCAAAGTTGAAGTCTCGCTTCTCTCTGAAAGATGGTGTGCGAGATGTTACGGACCTTCTACGCCAAGAGCGTAAATTTTCACACGAACAATTGATATCTAAGTGTGAATCTGTGTGTAACGCGGCGGAAGTGTACCAGGCAATGGTAGGGTCTACTTTGCGCTGTCAGGCCTGTCTAGCACAGACACCTAACATCAAGGATACTTTGTATACAAAAATGTCACGATCATTCCAAAAACACATAGAAGAATTCCAGGAAAAACAAAGGACATCAGAAGCTCGAGAACAGAACAGGTGTCGGCACATAATAAGTGCGCTAGAAGTAGAATTAGATTTAGGTGTTAGAAATTTACGAGAACTTTTTGAACCAGGTTTATCAGAAACTGAGGAAGTCATGTCGGACATGACACCAGTGTCAGTAGAATCAACAGTGTTACAATTAGCAGATATTCTAATGTGTAGAGCAACAATCAAAGGGACAGTAGCTTACATTTCAGACATGGTCAGCTCAGGAAACTTCCCAGAACTTCCTGACACTTCCATATTCTCATCAGAACAAGCACTTGCAGGTGATCAGGATAGCGCCATGCAGTTACTCGCACGGTCACTTTCAAATGAAGCAACAAACAAGCAGTCATTGGCAGCAGAGTTAAAGAAATTCAATCCAGAAAATCCTTCAAGTTCAGAGGAGTGTTCAAGGATAGTAGACATTTTAGGAATCGTCCCAGACAGTGAGTTAAGTGGTAACCTAGGTACATATGGTGAGAATCTGTTACGTGAAGCTCTGCACCAGGCTCAGCTAACGTACATGTCctacaaaatgaaattacaacACGAGAGAAATATGCGTGAAATGAAGATGAAAATTGAGGCTGGTCAGAAAGTGGACCTTCCTTCAGACTCCAGTCGGGAAGCTGAAGGGGACATTCATGCCTCATTGTCTGTGTTTGAGGAAATCTTAGAGACAAAGTTCGAGGACGAATGTGAAGTGCTAAGTATTCTTGACAAGGAGATCAAACAGTTACACTCGGTGTCGACAGACGCTGCAGAAAAGGGCTATAGTCAACAGCTCAGTAACCTCATCTCTACATTTGAAAATGAACTCGCTGTCTCACAGGAACGACATGACATACACGTGGATGTACTACGCCAGGAGGTTGGGAACATCGTGATGCGTCTGGAGAAGATGACAGACGACTATGAGAAGGAAAGGGAGGTTCTGGTATCAGACTATGAGAGCAAAATCGGCAGTCTACAGGAGGAGTTAGAAACTATCCAGGTCGACCACGAGGAGGAGCTGGAACAAGTACGTCAGGACATCATGACAGCGGTCAGTGCTATTCGTGCCAATGAGGAGGAGGTAGATGGTCAGCTGTCCGACCAGGTCAAAGGTCTCAACCGACAAATTATCTCTCAGAAGGGAACCTTTAGT GTGTTATTAACAGAACTACAGGAGAAGCTGACCGACGCTAGCCTCAGTCCCACCCTCTCGACACAGGTGCTAGATCTGGTGAATCAACTGCAGGAGGCACTCGACAGTACCGGCCCC GAGAATGAGGACCCTCTGTCCCCGTTGCCCGTCTCCTCACCCCCTCCAATGCCTGTCGCGCCCCGGAAGTCGGAGTCACTCAGTGACGTTCCTGCCATGGACACACTCAACATGACCGATGAT TCATTCCAAACTTTGGATAAATCACAACATGACTATGAATTGGAACTACTGAAGCGGGAGAAGGAAGAAGCCCTGGCAGAGGAGGTGAAAACAACCAAAGCAG CCTTGGATGCCATGAGGAAGGCGTACGAGGACGACCTTGAGGAGGAGAAAGAGAGATACAGAATCGCCCTCAAGACCATGTATAACGATGACTACATACAGGAAATACGCAGACAACAAGG TGAAGAGCTGGAGAGAGTGAAGGAGGAGCTGAAGTCTACCAGCATGCACTACGAAAGTAAATGTGAGGATTACAACATCATGGAGGAGAAACTCAACAATGTCAAGACAGAATACGAGTCTCATATACAGCACCTGGTCAAGAG TAATCAGCACCTTAATGAACTTGTGAATGAGGAGATCGGAAAACTTAAAGACTTTGTGGAGAACAGATCGATGGGACGTATCCCAGGCAACGCCACCCTAGAGGAAGAGCTTTATGATGCCCAG ATCATGGTACGAATGAAAGATGCTGAACTACAGAAACTCAGGTCACAAGTGAAGAACTTGGAGAACAATCTGGAAAGAGTGACAGAG GAGCAGAGAAACAGCATGACTCAGTATCTACAGATGTATAAGAAGGTCCAGGAACTGGAGGCCAAAAACAAGACCAAGAAACAGGAAGAACAGGATCATGATTCCCGGTCCAGTAACCGTTCCCTCCGACGGA CGCCATCATTTCATCACCGTGCACGGAGCCCTAGTCCACAGACAACTGGCAAAAAGGAAGAGCATCACAGCCGTGACTCACACCGCCGGCGACACCTAGACGCTAGGG ATTTGAAGAGATCAAAGAGTAGTCCAACCATTCCGTTTGTGTTCGGGGGAGGAAGACTACCCTCCGCCAGTAGTCTTGGCAAGTCATCCAGCTTCAAATCGTCAAAGGCAATGAAGTCATCAAAGTAA